In Paenibacillus hexagrammi, the following are encoded in one genomic region:
- a CDS encoding response regulator, translating into MIRVLIVDDEATERMALQRIMEEGIPDVEIVGHACNGREAIEAAGRLRPDLITMDIKMPGIDGLQATEAIRESNENVKFIIVTAFDTFEFARQAIRLGVSDYLLKPSRMSVVLQTIAKVVSEIKQIQEERMLRDREKARLQKMAPIVEADIVSQLLLDYVPSMELREMEELWGLPSEQGSFVMNVCVSVLQEVEERSGVVEELYVKLIQCVESSSVRAWIGKMTGKQVPIVVFVESGFTYRNHAIGLVRQLQQVWSKMLGCVGFVGIGGSCSESGDLRRSYHEALLASADTSLPSGYCFYEDLAGSGKQAPLQVTFQMERDLLEEIRRRNWLAAADQVAVMIDIYEGAGQSIGMAQQRIFEVLIMTNRALQEMGIDVIKPYFASQAASYVQLKAEARRLIGQMSETAAATAAEMDTDQLLTLKQYIKQHANEDLSLEKIAATVDRNPYYVSKVFKEYFGMNYIDYLTDCRMETAKQLMQETDKSLKEITYEVGYHDPNYFSRVFRKIVGHSPTDYRKMLIKKVNKGQS; encoded by the coding sequence ATGATTCGTGTGCTAATTGTCGATGACGAAGCTACGGAACGTATGGCTTTGCAGCGAATAATGGAAGAAGGGATTCCCGATGTTGAGATTGTCGGACATGCTTGCAATGGAAGAGAAGCGATCGAAGCAGCAGGACGGCTGCGGCCGGATCTGATCACAATGGATATTAAGATGCCGGGGATCGACGGTCTCCAGGCTACAGAGGCTATTAGGGAAAGCAATGAGAACGTGAAATTCATTATCGTAACCGCTTTTGATACGTTTGAATTTGCGAGACAGGCGATCAGACTGGGCGTGAGCGACTATTTGCTGAAGCCAAGCCGAATGTCGGTCGTACTGCAGACTATTGCCAAAGTTGTGAGTGAGATTAAGCAGATTCAGGAAGAGCGGATGCTGAGAGACAGGGAGAAGGCACGGCTGCAGAAGATGGCGCCTATCGTGGAGGCGGATATCGTTTCGCAATTGCTGCTGGACTATGTGCCTTCTATGGAGCTGCGGGAAATGGAAGAGCTCTGGGGACTGCCATCCGAGCAGGGCAGCTTCGTTATGAATGTGTGTGTATCTGTCCTACAAGAGGTTGAAGAACGCAGCGGCGTTGTTGAAGAGCTTTATGTCAAGTTGATCCAATGTGTGGAAAGTTCGAGCGTGCGTGCCTGGATCGGCAAGATGACCGGCAAGCAGGTGCCGATTGTTGTGTTTGTAGAGAGTGGTTTTACATATAGAAATCATGCCATTGGTCTTGTGAGGCAGCTGCAGCAGGTATGGTCTAAAATGCTCGGCTGCGTAGGCTTCGTCGGTATTGGCGGATCTTGCAGCGAGTCGGGCGACTTGCGCAGATCGTATCATGAAGCACTGCTCGCCTCTGCGGATACCTCTTTGCCGTCCGGTTATTGCTTCTACGAGGATCTGGCTGGTTCGGGCAAGCAAGCACCGCTGCAAGTAACCTTTCAGATGGAACGGGATCTCCTCGAAGAGATCCGGCGTAGAAACTGGTTGGCGGCAGCGGATCAAGTGGCGGTAATGATCGACATCTATGAAGGAGCAGGTCAGAGCATCGGAATGGCCCAACAGCGCATATTTGAAGTGTTGATCATGACCAATCGTGCGCTGCAGGAGATGGGAATTGACGTCATCAAGCCTTACTTCGCCAGCCAAGCGGCAAGCTATGTGCAATTGAAAGCGGAGGCCCGCAGACTAATCGGTCAAATGTCAGAAACGGCGGCAGCGACCGCGGCCGAGATGGATACGGACCAGCTGTTGACGCTGAAGCAATACATTAAGCAACATGCGAATGAGGATTTATCCCTGGAAAAGATCGCAGCCACCGTAGACCGGAATCCGTATTATGTGAGTAAGGTGTTCAAGGAATATTTCGGCATGAATTACATTGATTATTTAACCGATTGCAGGATGGAAACAGCCAAGCAGCTGATGCAGGAAACCGATAAGAGCTTAAAGGAGATTACCTATGAGGTAGGCTATCACGACCCGAACTACTTCAGCAGAGTGTTCAGGAAGATCGTGGGGCATTCGCCGACGGATTATCGGAAGATGCTTATCAAGAAGGTGAATAAAGGACAGTCGTGA
- a CDS encoding sensor histidine kinase yields MQDTGQGMSEEQLSRLLSESGSTAYRGHSTGIGLSNVIHRLQLFFGLKDIIDIDSNAGEGTCITLKLPKLSRRFEA; encoded by the coding sequence GTGCAGGACACCGGCCAGGGCATGTCTGAGGAGCAGCTATCCCGCTTGCTGTCGGAGAGTGGCAGCACTGCATATCGGGGTCACTCCACAGGTATCGGGTTAAGCAATGTCATTCATCGGCTGCAGCTGTTCTTCGGGTTAAAGGATATTATTGATATCGATTCAAATGCAGGTGAAGGAACGTGCATTACATTAAAGCTTCCCAAGCTTTCAAGGAGGTTCGAAGCATGA
- a CDS encoding substrate-binding domain-containing protein, protein MKRFIIMAIMACSAVALAFSIFYMVRIFQSDIGVTVAGLSAEQEHSERVVIISQEQGSYMMDEIQKGAHESAEAHRLMVDFSGVYRSNLEEFMKQIDIAIASKVDGIIVEGVDDPEFERLVTKATAKGIPVITINSDAPGSLRKTYVGSDHYQEGIVMGEHIASRLNGTGVVGVIQNTAISDADELRLKALKEIFRRYAGLQLVFASEVGDSAQPTMQVYDILNHYPDVSAFIGLPTASGESIVQAVYSRSRINEYQIYMFDDSPQTLALIGKGMIQAGLSRYYEQMGRMSVDLLSRWMEGSQLPLNNSYFTPIRVVTSTSGEGGVP, encoded by the coding sequence ATGAAACGATTTATTATTATGGCCATTATGGCTTGCAGTGCGGTGGCTCTAGCTTTTTCGATCTTCTACATGGTCCGAATCTTTCAAAGCGACATCGGAGTAACTGTAGCAGGACTGTCGGCTGAACAAGAGCATTCGGAACGGGTCGTGATTATTTCTCAGGAGCAGGGCAGCTACATGATGGACGAAATTCAGAAAGGCGCGCATGAGTCAGCAGAGGCACATCGGTTAATGGTGGATTTTTCAGGCGTATATCGATCCAATCTGGAGGAGTTTATGAAGCAGATTGATATTGCGATTGCTTCCAAAGTCGATGGAATTATCGTAGAAGGTGTGGATGATCCCGAATTCGAACGGCTGGTGACGAAAGCGACTGCTAAGGGTATTCCTGTCATAACCATCAATTCGGACGCGCCGGGCAGTCTTCGCAAGACGTATGTTGGTTCCGATCATTATCAAGAGGGGATCGTCATGGGGGAGCACATTGCAAGCAGATTGAACGGAACCGGTGTAGTGGGAGTCATTCAGAACACAGCGATTTCGGACGCAGACGAATTACGGTTAAAAGCACTGAAAGAAATATTCAGACGGTATGCGGGTTTGCAGCTGGTATTTGCTTCGGAAGTTGGTGATTCTGCCCAGCCTACGATGCAGGTATATGACATTCTTAATCATTATCCTGATGTAAGCGCATTCATAGGATTGCCGACGGCATCCGGGGAAAGTATCGTACAAGCGGTATATTCGCGCTCGCGCATCAATGAGTATCAAATCTACATGTTCGACGATTCTCCGCAAACGCTGGCACTGATCGGCAAAGGAATGATTCAAGCGGGATTGTCCAGATACTACGAGCAAATGGGCAGGATGAGTGTCGATTTATTGTCACGCTGGATGGAGGGCTCGCAGCTCCCTCTTAACAATAGCTATTTCACGCCGATCCGGGTCGTTACATCGACAAGCGGCGAAGGAGGCGTGCCATGA
- a CDS encoding sensor histidine kinase produces MKTIRSKMMLLSMLICTIMGIIWLSMSIFNQITVEKYNEILQRYLLMNQASEFSQSSLTSLNKYRMSPTLDALHVYESENNKLLLTKSEMNWLRNRNNSMLLENLQNMLDSQSQAMELAVRFQQDSDEENAAKQFDEATNISKYVSEATLKLISGEQMTYDEFYRIMIKRSSDINKMGFWTLALVSLLLLLFSYRFVNSVTEPILTLTQSARELSRGKFEKPIEIKSNDEMSFLAKTLDNMRLNVGNLIDEIQSKAQVEYDLHQHKLMLKESELKSLQSQINPHFLFNTLNMLSKEAYLAGAGKTSDLISSVAGMLRYNLRRMDSKVTLRDELEVLEEYLLIQKPDLGNEFRS; encoded by the coding sequence ATGAAGACAATACGGAGTAAAATGATGCTGCTGTCTATGTTGATTTGCACCATTATGGGAATCATTTGGTTGTCGATGAGCATTTTTAATCAGATTACGGTAGAAAAATACAACGAAATTCTCCAAAGATATTTATTGATGAATCAAGCCTCTGAATTCAGCCAATCCTCCTTGACCTCCTTGAATAAGTACCGCATGTCGCCGACTTTGGATGCCCTACATGTATATGAAAGTGAGAACAACAAGCTGCTGCTGACGAAGTCCGAAATGAATTGGCTTCGAAATCGCAACAACAGCATGCTGCTGGAAAATCTGCAAAACATGCTGGACAGCCAATCGCAGGCCATGGAGCTTGCCGTCCGGTTTCAGCAGGATAGCGACGAGGAGAACGCGGCCAAGCAGTTTGATGAAGCTACTAACATCTCTAAGTACGTCTCTGAAGCGACTTTGAAATTAATTAGCGGGGAACAGATGACATACGATGAGTTCTACCGGATCATGATCAAGCGAAGCAGCGATATTAACAAAATGGGCTTCTGGACGCTTGCTTTGGTATCTTTGCTGCTGCTGCTTTTCTCTTACCGCTTTGTGAACAGCGTTACTGAGCCGATTCTGACATTGACGCAGTCGGCAAGAGAGCTGTCGCGCGGCAAATTCGAGAAGCCGATTGAAATCAAGAGCAATGACGAGATGTCATTTTTAGCGAAAACGCTCGATAATATGAGATTGAACGTAGGTAATTTAATTGACGAAATCCAGAGCAAAGCTCAGGTAGAGTACGATTTGCATCAGCATAAGCTCATGCTCAAAGAAAGCGAGCTCAAGAGTCTCCAGAGCCAAATCAATCCACACTTTCTTTTTAATACGTTAAATATGCTTTCTAAAGAAGCTTACCTAGCCGGCGCGGGGAAAACGAGCGATTTGATCAGCTCCGTAGCAGGGATGCTGAGGTATAACCTACGGCGAATGGACAGCAAGGTGACTCTCAGAGATGAGCTGGAGGTGCTGGAGGAATACTTGCTCATCCAAAAGCCCGATTTGGGGAACGAGTTCAGGTCGTGA
- a CDS encoding sensor histidine kinase: protein MKEIDEAALQLEVPIFILQPLAENAFIYAIEPSEEGEP, encoded by the coding sequence GTGAAAGAAATTGACGAGGCAGCTCTGCAGCTGGAGGTGCCGATCTTTATTTTGCAACCGCTTGCAGAAAATGCATTTATTTATGCCATAGAGCCCTCTGAGGAGGGGGAACCTTAA
- the xylF gene encoding D-xylose ABC transporter substrate-binding protein: MKVRYVVKGVIGWMAVLALCGSSASLDEQVWLASSGKPMKQVGSSGSEQRASLQPDKKWVIGLSIDTLLEERWQRDRDLFKAAVEKLGAQVEVQAANGDDAKQLSQAEYLISHKVDVLVVVPHNAEISAAIVEMAHKAGIKVISYDRLITNSDVDLYVSFDNEKAGELQAKAMVALAPKGNYVLIEGADTDNNAHMFKQGQMNILKPLVNKGDIKIVFDQFTKEWKPVNALANMELALKANHNQIDAVVAANDATAGGVIQALAEQNMDGKIPVSGQDAELAGAQRIVEGTQTMTVYKPIEKLAETAASLAVRMAQGEVIYADRKVNNKKIDVPSILLEPIAVDQTNIDATIIADGFHQRADVYRNAAESKNKTK; the protein is encoded by the coding sequence GTGAAGGTACGTTACGTAGTCAAGGGAGTTATTGGATGGATGGCTGTCTTGGCATTGTGTGGGTCCTCAGCTTCGCTGGATGAGCAAGTGTGGTTGGCATCCTCGGGCAAGCCTATGAAGCAAGTCGGCAGCTCCGGGAGTGAACAAAGAGCGTCTCTTCAGCCTGATAAAAAATGGGTCATCGGATTATCCATTGACACCCTTCTCGAAGAACGCTGGCAAAGAGATCGTGATTTGTTTAAAGCGGCGGTGGAAAAGTTGGGGGCGCAAGTCGAAGTGCAGGCGGCTAATGGAGACGACGCCAAACAGCTCTCCCAAGCAGAATACCTGATTTCCCATAAGGTTGATGTGCTGGTCGTGGTCCCTCATAACGCGGAAATATCCGCGGCTATTGTGGAGATGGCTCATAAAGCAGGAATCAAGGTGATTTCCTACGACCGTTTAATTACAAATTCGGATGTGGATTTGTATGTGTCTTTTGATAATGAAAAAGCAGGTGAGCTTCAGGCCAAAGCCATGGTAGCCCTTGCTCCTAAAGGAAACTACGTCCTGATTGAAGGAGCGGATACCGATAACAATGCACATATGTTCAAGCAGGGGCAAATGAATATTCTAAAGCCGCTAGTCAATAAGGGCGATATCAAAATCGTCTTCGACCAGTTCACCAAGGAGTGGAAGCCTGTCAATGCGTTAGCAAACATGGAATTGGCGCTCAAAGCGAACCATAATCAGATTGACGCTGTCGTGGCTGCGAACGATGCTACAGCCGGCGGAGTCATACAAGCATTGGCCGAGCAGAATATGGATGGCAAAATTCCTGTGTCCGGTCAGGACGCCGAGCTTGCAGGAGCACAGCGCATCGTCGAAGGCACACAAACGATGACGGTATACAAGCCCATCGAGAAGCTTGCCGAAACAGCGGCCAGTCTAGCTGTCAGGATGGCGCAGGGAGAAGTGATTTATGCGGACCGCAAAGTGAATAACAAGAAGATTGATGTGCCGTCCATTTTGCTGGAGCCGATTGCGGTAGATCAAACCAATATCGATGCCACGATTATTGCAGACGGTTTTCATCAAAGAGCAGACGTGTATAGGAACGCAGCCGAATCGAAGAACAAGACAAAATAG